In Chanodichthys erythropterus isolate Z2021 chromosome 7, ASM2448905v1, whole genome shotgun sequence, a genomic segment contains:
- the c7h11orf58 gene encoding small acidic protein, which yields MSSSDEKCKGTKRPASPDETGSTQWTSADLGTDERKQKFLRLMGAGKKEHTGRLVIGDHKSTSHFRSGSEDQKINAELEHQYQQGLDGKISGRNRRHVGLGFSEPDPPAVSLSAAVPEKLDSSEKASEQPSEPQKKEKTPSSKAELKKQEEHTDSEDKKKTFKMAFVKAT from the exons ATGAGTTCTTCAGACGAAAAATGTAAAGGCACAAAACGACCCGCATCTCCAGATGAA ACCGGATCCACACAATGGACATCAGCAGATTTAGGGACAGACGAAAGGAAGCAGAAGTTTTTGAGGCTGATGGGAGCAGGAAAG AAAGAGCACACTGGACGCCTTGTTATTGGGGATCACAAGTCAACGTCCCATTTCCGCAGTG GGTCAGAGGATCAGAAGATTAACGCTGAGCTGGAACACCAGTATCAACAGGGTCTGGATGGGAAGATATCTGGGAGGAACAGGAGACACGTCGGCCTGGGctttagtgag CCCGATCCACCCGCTGTGAGTCTGAGCGCTGCTGTGCCCGAGAAGTTGGACAGTTCAGAAAAGGCCAGTGAACAACCATCAGAACCACAGAAGAAAGAGAAAACGCCTTCATCCAAGGCAGAACTCAAGAAACAGGAAGAGCACACAGACTCGGAGGACAAGaaaaagacttttaaaatgGCATTTGTAAAAGCCACATAA